From Pongo pygmaeus isolate AG05252 chromosome 1, NHGRI_mPonPyg2-v2.0_pri, whole genome shotgun sequence, one genomic window encodes:
- the FBLIM1 gene encoding filamin-binding LIM protein 1 encodes MASKPEKRVASSVFITLAPPRRDVAVAEEVRQAVCEARRGRPWEAPAPMKTPEAGLEGRPSPWTPPGRAAATVPAAPMQLSNGGCPPPPPVLDGEDALPDLDLLPPPPLPPPVLLPSEEEAPASMGASLIADLEQLHLSPPLPPPPPQAPAERPSVQPSPLRPVEEELPPPPAERVEKGASTDICAFCHKTVSPRELAVEAMKRQYHAQCFTCRTCRRQLAGQSFYQKDGRPLCEPCYQDTLERCGKCGEVVRDHIIRALGQAFHPSCFTCVTCARCIGDESFALGSQNEVYCLDDFYRKFAPVCSICENPIIPRDGKDAFKIECMGRSFHENCYRCEDCRILLSVEPTDQGCYPLNNRLFCKPCHVKRSAAGCC; translated from the exons atggcctCAAAGCCTGAGAAGAGGGTGGCATCGTCTGTCTTTATCACCCTGGCACCCCCGCGCCGCGATGTGGCCGTGGCGGAGGAAGTGAGGCAGGCAGTTTGTGAGGCCCGGCGTGGCCGCCCCTGGGAGGCTCCTGCCCCCATGAAGACACCCGAGGCTGGCTTGGAGGGGAGGCCCAGCCCCTGGACACCCCCTGGCAGAGCTGCAGCCACAGTGCCAGCTGCACCTATGCAGCTCTCCAATGGAG GATGCCCACCCCCTCCTCCAGTCCTGGATGGTGAGGATGCGCTTCCTGACCTGGACCTCCTCCCGCCCCCTCCACTGCCCCCTCCGGTGCTTCTGCCTTCTGAAGAGGAGGCTCCTGCTTCAATGGGGGCCTCACTCATTGCAGACTTAGAGCAGCTGCACCTgtccccgcccctgcccccgcccccaccgcAG GCCCCAGCGGAGAGACCTTCAGTCCAGCCCAGTCCCCTCAGGCCCGTGGAAGAAGAGTTGCCACCTCCCCCAGCAGAACGTGTTGAGAAAGGGGCATCCACAG ACATCTGTGCCTTCTGCCACAAGACCGTGTCCCCCCGAGAGCTGGCTGTGGAGGCCATGAAGAGGCAGTACCATGCTCAGTGCTTCACGTGCCGCACCTGCCGCCGCCAGCTGGCTGGGCAGAGCTTCTACCAGAAGGATGGGCGACCCCTCTGTGAACCCTGCTACCAG GACACACTGGAGAGGTGCGGCAAGTGTGGCGAGGTGGTCCGGGACCACATCATCAGGGCCCTGGGCCAGGCCTTCCACCCCTCCTGCTTCACGTGTGTGACCTGCGCCCGGTGCATTGGGGATGAGAGCTTTGCCCTGGGCAGCCAGAACGAGGTGTACTGCCTGGACGACTTCTACAG GAAATTCGCCCCCGTCTGCAGCATCTGTGAAAATCCCATCATCCCTCGGGATGGGAAAGATGCCTTCAAAATCGAATGCATGGGAAGAAGCTTCCATGAAAATTGCTACAGGTGTGAG GACTGCAGGATCCTCCTGTCTGTCGAGCCCACGGACCAAGGCTGCTACCCCCTGAACAACCGTCTCTTCTGCAAGCCGTGCCACGTGAAGCGGAGTGCTGCGGGGTGCTGCTGA